The window GATTAAATAATAATAAGCAGGATAGAACATTGATCGAAGATATGAATATTCAGGAATAATATAAACCTAAAAGTTATTGTATTGATTTTAGTAATTCTTTTTATTACATCTTATACGGAAGGGAAGAATAAACAGGATGAGAGGACAAATATTGAAAAAATCGATTCGATATTTACAAAACATTTGAGTTCGATAGAAAATTATATAATAGCAGATACTGGAAAATATTGTATTAGTAATAGTGAAGATAATGAATTTTTGTTTCTTGTTGGCTTTCTTACTGGTAGGGAATATGAATTTCAAACCCCAAGTTTTACCATGTTGATAATGCTGGATAGATCGGAATTAGAAGAGATAAAAAAGTGGTATAAGGATAGCAGGAAACGGCTTAATTATGAAAAAATTTAAGAAGTAGGCTTTTATAATTAAAATATAATAGTAGTATACCCGATATGAAGTAGTATTGTATGATCATATTTCATTCGATAACAACAGGCAAAAGTGGGTATGGGAGTATGCTGAATTTTATTTGTTTTACTTTGCATTTATCTATTTGCAGATAAAAAGAAATGGATGGGAATATACGGTAACAATGGATATATGAAAATACAGAGGAAAGAATGATAATGGTATATAAATGGCGGCTTAATATTTATATATTTTTGAATCAGAAATTTTAAATGACGGTAAAAGCAAAAAATAAATTCTTTACTATATATGAAAATAGTGGGTAATTAAATACATAAACTATTATAATAATATTTTTCACATATAGAGTAATTTAAGAGCACGTAATAAATATTATATAAAGAAAAATAATTATATTTGCAACTTGTTGATATTTCTAAGGGGATAAAACCGATAGGAGAATTTGCTGATTGCTTAATATTTGAATGATTATTACTTAATTAATATTTTTAATTATAATGATTAGAAAGACTCTACTGCTTGTATTGCTGGCAGTTCTGCCGCTTAGTTTGTTTGCTCAAGATCAGGCCGAGCAAAAATCGGTAATCGGTAACGATAAATATTCTGTTTATACCAACCGTTTCGGGGATAACTGGTTTATGAGTGTGGGGGCAGGTCCACAGGTATATTTTGGAGAAGATGATTCCGAAGGACCTTTCGAGAAGCGTATATCTTCCTCTATCGATATCGGGTTCGGTAAATGGTTTACTCCGGGTCTGGCACTGCGACTGCAATTTAGCGGAATACAAGCACGAGGATGGGGGTATGAAGGGAAAGAAGCATATTTGTATGGTAACCCGAACAGTAAAGGACTTTATCGCCAGAAATGGAATATAGGATATATTCATGGTGATGTAATGTTTAATCTCACCAATCTTTTTTGCGGATATAGAGAGAATCGTGTATATAGTATCATCCCCGTTATCGGTTTTGGTTGGCTGCATACCACCGATTGGGCCGAAAGACAATATTTCGGTTTCAATTTCGGGTTACTTAACCGCTTTCATGTATCAAAAGCTTGGGACATTAATCTCGAAGCCCGGGCTATGATTACTACGGCGTCGTTTAGCGGAACCCGGGCGGGAAAGACCGGTGGTGACGCTATGTATGCTTTAAACATAGGGGCTACTTACTATTTTAAAACAAGAGGTTTTACCAATCGACCGATTGTAAAAGAAGGTGTTTCGTATGAGGAAATGAAACGTGTACAGGATAAATTGAAAGAACAAGAAAGCCTGAATACTAATTTGCAAAGCGAATTGGCCGAAGAAAAAAGTAAACCTCCAGTGGTTAAAGAAGTTGTAAAGGTGGTGAATAGGCAAGAAGTTACGGTTCCCCGTATTATTTTCTTTACGATCAATAAATCTACTCTCACTTCGAGAGAGAAAGTAAATATTCGGTACATAGCCGACGAAATAAAATTGAATACATATAAGACTTATACGATTAAAGGCTATGCTGATAATGCGACCGGTTCAGAAGAATATAACCGAAGATTGAGTCAACAAAGGGCCAAAACAGTATATAATGTATTGGTAAATGACTACGGAGTAAATGAAAGCCAGTTGAAAATCGAGGCTAAAGGCGGAGTGAATAAAATGTACGAAAGTAATGCGCTTACTCGTATTGTCATTGTTGAATAAAGTGTTGATTATATAATAAATGCAGACGATATTGCTTTACCGATATCGTCTGTCATTTTTAGAGAAATATCATTAAATAGAATTCAATAGTTATAAATGTTATTTGATATATAACGCTTGGAGAATTTATAATCTTACGGGCATTATATGTTTGTTTCACAAAGATTATTTATTTCCTGCCGATGAGGCGTAACAGTTCAGATACCGCTTCTTTGGGTGTTTCTTTTTGCCCCAAAAGCTCTACGAATTTACTTCCGATAATAGCTCCCGACGCATTATGGCATGCGGCATCAAAAGTTTCTTTGTTGGAAATCCCGAACCCGATTAATCTCTGATTGCGTAGTTGCATGTTTTCAATACGTTTAAAATAAGCTTGTTTTGCTTCGTTGAACGATTTTTGTGCTCCGGTTATGGCTGCAGAAGAAACCATATAGATAAATCCGTCGGTATGTTCATCGATAAAACGAATACGTTCATCACTTGTTTCGGGAGTAATAAGCATGATAATACGCAAATCGTATTTATCGGCGATCGGTTTATAATTTTCGAGGTAATCTTTAAAAGGAAGGTCGGGAATGATCATCCCGTTGATTCCTCTTGCTGCACAATCCCGACAGAAATTTTCAAATCCGTATTGCATGATCGGGTTAAGATATCCCATCAGAATGATTGGTATCGTAATTTCGGACCGGATGTTTTCGAGTTGCTCGAATAGTTTATGCAGAGTCATGCCGTTACGTAAGGCATCTGTAGCAGCTGCTTGTATGACAGGCCCGTCGGCCATCGGGTCGGAAAAAGGAATTCCTATTTCTACCATATCTACGCCCTGATGCTGTAATTCTCGCAATATATGACGGGTATCTTCGAGGTGAGGATAGCCCGCAGTAAAATAAACAGAAAGAATATTGCGGTCCTTTAAATTGAAAAGAGAGTTAATGAGGTTCATATCTTTATTATTTTTTAGGTGCTGTAAAAATATTCGAAGTTTATCGATCGTTTTCAATCCCGGTTTTTCTTCAAACCGACTATTTAGGTCGATCCCTGCAAATTTCGGATGGGAAAATGCCCTGATTTTATGTTCGTCTCCGGGGCCGATACCTCCGCTTAGCAAAAAAGGAGTATTTCCTGTATAGCTTTCGAGTATCGCCCAATCGAAAGACTGTCCGGTTCCACCGTAAGCGGGAGAGGCGGTATCGAATAAAAAAAAGTCGCAATGCCCTTCGTAAAGTGCTGTAATTTCGAGGTCACGAGAATTTTTTATCGGAAAAGCTTTAATAACTTTCAATCCCGCAGATCTGATATTATCGCATAACCTTATCTCCTCTTTACCGTGTAATTGAATGAATTGAAGGTTATATTTTCGGGCGGTTTCGAGAATGACCGAAAATGTTTCATTGACGAAAACACCTACTCGTTTTGTATGACGGGGTAAATATTCGGGAAAATGTTTAACAAAACGAGGAGAGCGATCGTAAAAAATTAGTCCTATCAGGTCGACTCCCAGTTTTTCGACTTCCCGAATATTTTCACCTCTCTGCATGCCGCAAACTTTCAATATCATACTGCCATTTGAGTTAGTTGTCCGATAAAATTTGCAAGAGCCGATTGCGGATCTTCATGTTTCATAAAATTTTCTCCCATCAGGAATCCTTCGAAACCGGCCTGTCGAAGGCTAAAAACTACATTGGGATCGGATATCCCGCTTTCAGAGATACATAATGCCGATGAAGGTAAATGTTTTATCATTTCAAAAGAATGATCAATTTTTGTCTCGAATGTCGTGAGATCACGATTATTGACACCAATCATATCGGCTTCGCAATCTGCGTAATCGAGTTCGGCGATATCATGTAGTTCGAGTAGTACTTCGAGTCCTAACTGATGAGCCAAAGTTGCAAATCGCTTGCATTCTTTTCGGGAGATGGCCGAGGCAATAAGCAATATTGCGTCAGCTCCTATAGCTTTAGCTTGATAAATCTGATACTCGTCGATAATAAAATCTTTACGTAATAAGGGTATTTTTACTTGTTGGCGTGCTTGAACGAGATCGCCCGGCATACCACCGAAAAATACTTCGTCGGTAAGGATCGAAGAAGCGGCGGCTCCGGCTTTTTCATATCCGGTAACAACATCGATCACATTTGCGTGTGGGTGTATCCATCCTTTCGATGGAGAACGCCGCTTAAATTCTGCAATAATTCCCGATGCCGATTCTCTAATCGATCGACTCATCGAGAAGGTTTTACGTTGAATTTGCTCCGATTCGAGAAGTAATTCGGTGCCGAACGCTTCCTGTTGGCGGATAATCTCTTTTTTCTTTTCCGAAATAATCGTATCTAAAATATTCATAGCTCTTGTATATAAGAATTTTATTTTTTAACTGTTGAGCGAACAGAACTTACGGAATGTATTCAGGGCTTTTCCACTTTCGAGCGATTCTCTCGCAATATCGATACATTCTTCTATCGTTTTATGATTATCGATTACCTGAATTGCAAACGCTGCGTTGGCTATTACACAATCTTTACGGGCTTTCGAAGCCTCATTATTCAATACTTTATCGAAAATACCGGCTGCTTCGGCTACTGTATCTCCTCCTTCAAGATCATTTTCCGATGCTTTTTCAAATCCGAGACTTTCGGGGGTATAGATTTTTTCATTATCGGGAGTAGCGACTTTAAATTCGGCTGTCAGGGAAATCTCGTC of the Coprobacter tertius genome contains:
- a CDS encoding OmpA family protein — protein: MIRKTLLLVLLAVLPLSLFAQDQAEQKSVIGNDKYSVYTNRFGDNWFMSVGAGPQVYFGEDDSEGPFEKRISSSIDIGFGKWFTPGLALRLQFSGIQARGWGYEGKEAYLYGNPNSKGLYRQKWNIGYIHGDVMFNLTNLFCGYRENRVYSIIPVIGFGWLHTTDWAERQYFGFNFGLLNRFHVSKAWDINLEARAMITTASFSGTRAGKTGGDAMYALNIGATYYFKTRGFTNRPIVKEGVSYEEMKRVQDKLKEQESLNTNLQSELAEEKSKPPVVKEVVKVVNRQEVTVPRIIFFTINKSTLTSREKVNIRYIADEIKLNTYKTYTIKGYADNATGSEEYNRRLSQQRAKTVYNVLVNDYGVNESQLKIEAKGGVNKMYESNALTRIVIVE
- the trpA gene encoding tryptophan synthase subunit alpha, with the translated sequence MNLINSLFNLKDRNILSVYFTAGYPHLEDTRHILRELQHQGVDMVEIGIPFSDPMADGPVIQAAATDALRNGMTLHKLFEQLENIRSEITIPIILMGYLNPIMQYGFENFCRDCAARGINGMIIPDLPFKDYLENYKPIADKYDLRIIMLITPETSDERIRFIDEHTDGFIYMVSSAAITGAQKSFNEAKQAYFKRIENMQLRNQRLIGFGISNKETFDAACHNASGAIIGSKFVELLGQKETPKEAVSELLRLIGRK
- the trpC gene encoding indole-3-glycerol phosphate synthase TrpC, whose protein sequence is MNILDTIISEKKKEIIRQQEAFGTELLLESEQIQRKTFSMSRSIRESASGIIAEFKRRSPSKGWIHPHANVIDVVTGYEKAGAAASSILTDEVFFGGMPGDLVQARQQVKIPLLRKDFIIDEYQIYQAKAIGADAILLIASAISRKECKRFATLAHQLGLEVLLELHDIAELDYADCEADMIGVNNRDLTTFETKIDHSFEMIKHLPSSALCISESGISDPNVVFSLRQAGFEGFLMGENFMKHEDPQSALANFIGQLTQMAV